The Cryptococcus decagattii chromosome 1, complete sequence genome includes a region encoding these proteins:
- a CDS encoding 3-deoxy-7-phosphoheptulonate synthase, which produces MPSSTRVSVRDAMELLDDRRVKIVRPLIPPQILHEELPLSLRGAQTVLDGRRQVEAVIKGDDDRLLVVVGPCSVHDPEQAITYAKALKEYADQAAEDLVIVMRVYFEKPRTTVGWKGLINDPDMNGSYQINRGLKIARKLLLDITEIGLPAAGEFLDVISPQYLADLFAWGAIGARTTESQVHRELASALSMSVGFKNGTDGSIGIAIDAIKAAGSGHTFLSVTKQGLSAIVETEGNSSTHVILRGSSKGPNYGADDVAACAEKLNKNGLPAKIMIDCSHGNSSKQHLNQIKVGADIASQLSSGPTSNAIVGVMIESNIHEGRQNVPAEGPSGLKYGISVTDACISMEQTIPLLDELRKGVQARREAVKAKREGQQ; this is translated from the exons ATGCCCTCATCTACAAGAGTATCTGTCCGCGAC GCCATGGAACTCCTAGACGACCGACGGGTTAAGATTGTCAGGCCTCTTATCCC CCCTCAAATTTTGCATGAAGAACTTCCCCTCTCATTGAGGGGCGCCCAAACTGTGCTTGACGGCCGTCGACAAGTTGAGGCTGTCATCAAAGGCGACGATGACCGATTGCTCGTCGTTGTCGGCCCTTGTTCAGTGCACGACCCCGAACAGGCTATTACCTACGCCAAAGCTCTCAAAGAGTACGCTGACCAGGCTGCTGAGGATCTTGTGATTGTTATGCGAGTCTACTTTGAAAA ACCTCGAACAACTGTTGGCTGGAAGGGATTGATCAATGACCCCGACATGAATGGTTCTTATCAAATTAACCGAGGTCTCAAGATTGCTCGAAAATTGTTGTTAGATATTACGGAAATTGGTTTGCCTGCAGCCGGCGAGTTCCTCG ATGTCATTTCTCCTCAGTACCTCGCCGATCTTTTCGCTTGGGGTGCCATCGGAGCCCGAACCACCGAATCCCAAGTTCACCGAGAACTCGCATCTGCACTCTCCATGTCTGTCGGTTTCAAGAACGGTACTGACGGCTCTATCGGGATTGCTATTGATGCCATCAAGGCTGCCGGATCTGGACACACGTTCTTGTCTGTTACCAAGCAGGGATTGTCTGCGATTGTTGAGACTGAGGGAAACAGTTCTACGCATGTCATCTTGAGAGGAAGCAGCAAGGGACCTAATTATGGGGCGGATGATGTGGCTGCTTGTGCAGAAAAGTTGAACAAAAACGGATTACCTGCCAAGATTATG ATCGACTGCTCTCACGGTAACTCCTCCAAACAACACCTCAACCAAATCAAGGTCGGTGCCGACATTGCCTCCCAACTTTCTTCTGGCCCCACATCCAACGCCATCGTCGGTGTCATGATCGAGTCCAACATCCACGAAGGCCGACAAAATGTTCCTGCCGAGGGACCTTCTGGATTGAAGTACGGTATTTCTGTAACCGACGCTTGTATTTCGATGGAACAGACTATTCCTTTGTTGGATGAGTTGAGGAAGGGCGTGCAAGCGAGAAGAGAGGCTGTCAAGGCTAAGAGAGAGGGACAGCAGTAA
- a CDS encoding ADP-ribosylation factor 6, whose protein sequence is MGGQLSKALGRLFGNKEMRILMLGLDAAGKTTILYKLKLNQSVTTIPTVGFNVETVTYRNVKFNVWDVGGQDKIRPLWRHYYTGTQGLIFVIDSGDRDRIDEARLELERILADREMKECLLMVFANKQDLPGAMSPAEVTEKLGLHRMKDRSWYVHPSCATTGEGLFEGLQWLSSNVKNLKV, encoded by the exons ATGGGAGGACAATTAAGTAAAGCTCTTG GCAGGTTATTTGGCAACAAGGAGATGCGGATCCTGATGTTGGGACTCGATGCTGCCGGAAAGACAA CCATCTTATATAAACTTAAGCTCAACCAAAGCGTCACAACCATCCCCACTGTAGGGTTCAATGTGGAAACTGTCACATACCGAAACGTCAAATTCAACGTATGG GATGTCGGAGGCCAAGACAAGATCCGTCCGTTATGGCGACACTACTATACTGGCACACAAGGTCTCATCTTTGTGATCGACTCTGGCGACAGGGACAGGATTGATGAAGCTCGACTGGAGCTGGAACGGATTTTGGCGGAcagggagatgaaggagtGTTTGTTGATGGTATTTGCGAATAAACAGGATTTACCTGGAG CCATGTCACCAGCAGAAGTCACTGAAAAGCTTGGATTACATCGAATGAAAGATAGGTCGTGGTATGTCCACCCAAG TTGCGCAACGACTGGGGAAGGGTTGTTTGAAGGATTACAATGGCTTTCGAGTAATGTCAAGAACCTCAAGGTCTAA